Proteins from a genomic interval of Diaphorobacter sp. HDW4A:
- a CDS encoding nucleotidyltransferase family protein: MQTAPYPSESPFIPTETWPLNAMLLAAGRGERMRPLTDVTPKPLLQVQGKALLDWHIAALQQGGVHALVVNTAWLGDQIPAHLDAAWPALAAEQRLRYSHEGRDFGHALETAGGIARALPLLGDAFWLAAGDVFTPDFVFDADVARQFAASGDLAHLWLVPNPAHNPLGDFALDGSRALNLPKDRPSPLPRYTYSTIALLKAELFRAPWCDIAEGNPDGVAAPLAALLRRAMDAGRVGATIYSGRWTDVGTPERLAQLNAL; the protein is encoded by the coding sequence ATGCAGACCGCCCCGTACCCCTCTGAATCTCCTTTCATTCCGACCGAAACCTGGCCTCTGAACGCCATGCTTCTGGCGGCCGGGCGTGGCGAGCGCATGCGCCCGCTGACAGACGTGACGCCCAAACCGCTGCTGCAGGTGCAGGGCAAAGCGCTGCTTGACTGGCACATCGCCGCCCTGCAGCAGGGCGGTGTGCATGCGTTGGTGGTGAATACCGCTTGGCTCGGCGACCAGATCCCCGCGCATCTGGATGCCGCATGGCCCGCGTTGGCCGCAGAGCAGCGCCTGCGCTACTCGCACGAGGGCCGCGACTTTGGCCATGCGCTTGAAACGGCGGGCGGCATTGCGCGTGCGCTGCCATTGCTCGGCGACGCGTTTTGGCTCGCGGCGGGCGACGTGTTCACGCCCGATTTCGTGTTCGATGCGGACGTCGCGCGGCAATTTGCGGCGTCGGGCGATCTTGCGCATCTCTGGCTCGTGCCCAATCCCGCCCACAACCCGCTGGGCGATTTCGCGCTCGACGGATCGCGTGCGTTGAACTTGCCCAAGGACCGGCCGAGTCCGCTGCCGCGCTATACCTACAGCACGATTGCGCTGCTCAAGGCCGAGCTGTTTCGCGCGCCGTGGTGCGACATCGCCGAAGGCAATCCGGACGGCGTCGCTGCCCCGCTCGCTGCCCTGCTGCGCCGCGCGATGGACGCAGGGCGGGTGGGCGCCACCATCTACTCCGGCCGCTGGACCGATGTCGGCACTCCAGAGCGCCTCGCGCAACTCAACGCTCTCTGA
- a CDS encoding TSUP family transporter, with product MGMGWGSFGMLLVVVALASACQNLTGFAFALIFVGLAGALHLLPIADAANVAGLLSLVNGVVYLRSHPFKPRWDLLKPMLISSQIGVLIGLGLLQLLSGNLVNILRMLLGVTIIACAFLLLSQKGRRETLSGARSMYVAGGLSGLLGGLFSTSGPPIVYHLYREPLPAMLIRQCLLVLFLANTVLRLGIVISMGELTKSSMIVAAFAVPVVAGVTWLLAKYPPPLPVRVLQWLVCTLLLLAGVSMLISAF from the coding sequence ATGGGTATGGGTTGGGGCAGCTTTGGAATGCTGCTGGTCGTGGTGGCATTGGCATCGGCCTGCCAGAACCTGACCGGGTTCGCGTTCGCGCTGATTTTTGTGGGACTGGCGGGCGCGCTGCATCTTCTGCCGATTGCCGACGCCGCTAACGTCGCGGGCCTGCTCTCGCTGGTCAACGGCGTGGTGTACCTGCGCAGCCACCCGTTCAAGCCGCGCTGGGATCTGCTCAAGCCCATGCTCATCAGCAGCCAGATCGGCGTACTGATCGGCCTCGGGCTGCTGCAGTTGCTGAGCGGCAATCTCGTCAACATTCTGCGCATGCTGCTCGGCGTGACCATCATCGCCTGCGCGTTTTTGCTGCTCTCGCAAAAGGGCCGCCGCGAGACGCTCTCCGGCGCCCGTTCCATGTATGTCGCGGGCGGCCTCTCGGGCCTGCTCGGCGGGCTGTTCTCCACCTCGGGCCCACCCATCGTCTATCACCTGTACCGCGAGCCATTGCCGGCGATGTTGATCCGGCAATGCCTGCTGGTGCTGTTCCTTGCCAACACGGTGCTGCGTCTGGGCATCGTGATCTCGATGGGCGAGCTGACCAAGTCGTCGATGATCGTCGCCGCCTTCGCCGTGCCGGTGGTGGCGGGCGTCACCTGGCTGCTCGCCAAATACCCACCGCCGCTGCCGGTACGCGTGCTGCAGTGGCTGGTTTGCACGTTATTGCTGTTAGCGGGTGTGAGCATGTTGATCTCTGCGTTCTGA
- a CDS encoding aminopeptidase P N-terminal domain-containing protein, translating to MNSSVSVYAQRRARLASQLGKGGIAVIPTAPERQRNRDNSFLYRHDSYFYYLTGFTEPNACLVLAADGTSTLFCQPKDLEREIWDGYRLGPDAAVDTLGMDAAHSITQLPSRIARLLENTDCVWYPFATHDGLAAQVDGWLNKVRARVRYGAMCPTEQRDLCALLDDMRLVKDAHELDIMRRAGVISARAHVRAMQHSAAMLRAGEDVREYHLDAELLHEFRNSGAQYVAYDSIVAAGHNACVLHYRADKAPVKKGELVLIDAGCELDGYASDITRTFPADGKFTGPQRALYDLVHASQEAAIAVTKAGNRFNDPHDATVAVLAQGMLDLGLIDRNKHASAQDVIESRAYFQFYMHRTGHWLGMDVHDCGSYVEPSEIGTVSERRDPLSGETIQNRPSRILRPGMVTTIEPGIYVRPAPGVPEQFHHIGIRIEDDAVVTDTGCELLTRGVPVKADEIEALMKG from the coding sequence ATGAACTCCTCCGTATCTGTGTACGCCCAACGACGTGCCCGTCTGGCTTCGCAACTTGGCAAAGGTGGAATCGCCGTCATTCCCACGGCGCCCGAGCGCCAGCGCAATCGTGACAACAGCTTTCTGTACCGACACGACAGCTATTTCTACTACCTGACGGGGTTCACCGAGCCCAATGCCTGCCTGGTGCTGGCGGCGGATGGCACGAGCACGCTTTTCTGCCAGCCCAAGGATCTGGAGCGCGAGATCTGGGACGGTTACCGCCTTGGCCCGGATGCGGCGGTGGACACGCTCGGCATGGACGCGGCCCACTCGATCACCCAGCTGCCCTCGCGCATCGCGCGGCTGCTGGAAAACACCGACTGCGTCTGGTACCCGTTCGCCACGCATGATGGCTTGGCCGCGCAGGTCGACGGCTGGCTCAACAAGGTGCGTGCCCGCGTGCGCTACGGCGCGATGTGCCCGACCGAGCAGCGCGATCTGTGCGCGCTGCTCGACGACATGCGCCTTGTGAAGGATGCGCACGAGCTGGACATCATGCGCCGCGCGGGCGTCATCAGCGCGCGCGCCCATGTGCGTGCGATGCAGCACTCCGCCGCCATGCTGCGTGCAGGCGAGGATGTACGCGAGTACCACCTCGACGCTGAACTGCTGCACGAGTTCCGCAATAGCGGCGCGCAGTACGTGGCGTATGACTCCATCGTCGCAGCAGGCCACAACGCCTGCGTGCTGCACTACCGCGCGGACAAGGCACCGGTGAAGAAGGGTGAGCTGGTGCTGATCGACGCGGGCTGCGAGCTCGACGGCTATGCGAGTGACATCACCCGCACCTTCCCCGCCGACGGCAAATTCACCGGCCCGCAGCGCGCGCTCTATGACCTGGTCCACGCCAGCCAGGAAGCCGCGATTGCCGTGACCAAGGCGGGCAACCGCTTCAACGACCCGCACGACGCCACCGTCGCCGTGCTCGCCCAAGGCATGCTCGACCTCGGCCTGATCGACCGCAACAAGCACGCCAGCGCGCAGGACGTGATCGAGTCGCGCGCCTACTTCCAGTTCTACATGCACCGCACCGGCCACTGGCTGGGCATGGACGTGCACGACTGCGGCAGCTATGTGGAGCCCAGCGAGATCGGCACCGTGAGCGAACGCCGCGATCCGCTCTCGGGCGAAACCATCCAGAACCGCCCCAGCCGCATCCTGCGCCCCGGCATGGTCACCACCATTGAGCCTGGCATCTACGTGCGCCCCGCACCCGGCGTGCCCGAGCAGTTCCACCACATCGGCATCCGCATCGAGGACGACGCGGTGGTCACCGACACCGGCTGCGAACTGCTCACGCGCGGCGTGCCGGTGAAGGCCGATGAGATTGAGGCGTTGATGAAGGGGTGA
- a CDS encoding porin, translating into MRLKYQWAALGFLGVVGFSAQAQSELKISGVMDAGIQNYKSANGNTVNRLQSGAFETSRMIISGSEDLGDGNKANFMLELAPTVDTGDTSRFGFFNRNAWLGLSGRQWGEVRFGRYLTGSANLLCQVDLHWCGSGFNGTGIMYNGDLATVGRWISGSPGRGGNNNEGISVVSGGNGTAGSAESNRKNNAVQYVSSRLSGFQAKLMYSMGEQGKNPKNGSGDHVDATLTYQDQNLFVGVGYAQVRPDPLWNAKGALTSLGGTYKFGALRVGAIYQYETASGTAAKWTTAKSWALTSAYRVGAFEPYLKFGQHRTNGTGAYGIVNGTDAFVVNLGTQYALSKRTSLYADFVTDLKGSDGNPAIYKNDTRSITVGMKHYF; encoded by the coding sequence ATGCGATTGAAATATCAATGGGCGGCTTTGGGTTTTCTCGGGGTGGTGGGGTTTTCTGCGCAGGCGCAATCGGAATTGAAAATTTCCGGCGTGATGGATGCAGGTATTCAGAATTACAAGAGCGCCAATGGCAATACGGTGAATCGTCTGCAGAGTGGCGCATTTGAAACCTCGCGCATGATCATTTCGGGTTCGGAAGATCTGGGCGATGGGAACAAGGCCAATTTCATGTTGGAACTGGCACCTACCGTGGATACGGGTGATACCAGCCGGTTCGGCTTCTTCAACCGCAATGCGTGGCTCGGGCTCTCCGGAAGGCAGTGGGGCGAGGTGCGATTCGGGCGGTATCTCACGGGCTCCGCCAATCTGCTGTGCCAGGTTGATCTGCACTGGTGCGGCAGCGGTTTCAATGGAACCGGCATCATGTACAACGGCGATCTGGCGACAGTGGGGCGCTGGATTTCCGGAAGCCCGGGGCGCGGCGGAAACAATAATGAAGGCATTTCCGTGGTGTCCGGCGGAAATGGCACGGCGGGCAGTGCGGAATCAAACCGCAAGAATAATGCCGTGCAATATGTGAGCTCGCGGTTGTCGGGTTTTCAGGCCAAGCTCATGTATTCGATGGGCGAGCAGGGTAAAAATCCGAAAAATGGTTCGGGCGACCATGTGGATGCGACGCTGACCTATCAGGATCAGAATCTTTTTGTCGGCGTCGGATATGCGCAAGTGCGCCCCGATCCGCTGTGGAATGCCAAGGGCGCGTTGACCAGCCTGGGAGGCACCTACAAGTTCGGCGCGCTGCGCGTCGGTGCGATCTACCAGTACGAAACCGCATCCGGCACCGCCGCCAAATGGACGACTGCCAAATCCTGGGCGCTGACCAGCGCCTACCGCGTCGGCGCGTTCGAGCCCTATTTGAAATTCGGCCAGCACCGCACCAACGGCACCGGCGCCTACGGCATCGTCAACGGCACGGACGCGTTCGTGGTGAACCTCGGCACGCAGTACGCGCTGTCCAAACGCACCTCGCTGTACGCCGATTTCGTGACCGACCTGAAGGGCAGCGATGGCAATCCTGCCATCTACAAGAACGACACCCGCTCGATCACGGTGGGCATGAAGCACTATTTCTGA
- a CDS encoding tripartite tricarboxylate transporter substrate binding protein yields the protein MLNLKKAALAGAMAVGAALSGTSAMSADGAAYPTRPVSLVVPFAPGGGVDLMARYISKRLEGRLGQPVIVENKPGAGAAIGTGAVARAKADGQTLLFTSVAHAINPGFYPNLPFDAVKDFTPVGAVATAPNGIAARADAPFNTLPEMMAYAKANPDKLTYGAISGSTTMYLGMAMFVKEAGLPVRFIPYAGTPASVQAAVAGEIDMVSSGYASSDTFAKTGRLKMLAISTAKPSTMAPGIPTIAEAANLPGFEVVNWMGILAPAHTPAPIVERLNRELKVILDDPESEKFFELQKNERYYSTPEEFRKLITTDIQRYGKIIQETGAAKQK from the coding sequence ATGTTGAATTTGAAGAAGGCGGCACTCGCAGGTGCCATGGCCGTGGGCGCAGCGTTGTCCGGCACCAGCGCAATGAGTGCCGACGGGGCTGCGTATCCCACCCGTCCCGTGAGCCTCGTGGTGCCGTTTGCACCCGGCGGCGGTGTGGACCTGATGGCGCGCTACATCAGCAAGCGGCTTGAAGGTCGGCTGGGCCAGCCGGTGATCGTTGAGAACAAACCCGGCGCGGGCGCAGCCATCGGCACGGGGGCGGTGGCGCGCGCCAAGGCGGATGGGCAGACGCTGCTGTTCACCAGTGTGGCGCATGCCATCAACCCGGGGTTTTATCCCAACCTGCCGTTCGATGCGGTCAAGGATTTCACGCCCGTCGGCGCTGTGGCCACAGCACCCAACGGTATCGCGGCGCGCGCCGACGCGCCGTTCAATACACTGCCCGAAATGATGGCCTACGCCAAGGCCAACCCGGACAAGCTGACCTATGGCGCGATCAGCGGCTCGACCACCATGTACCTCGGGATGGCGATGTTCGTGAAGGAAGCGGGGTTGCCGGTGCGCTTCATTCCGTACGCGGGCACGCCGGCCTCGGTGCAGGCGGCGGTGGCGGGTGAGATCGACATGGTCTCGAGCGGCTATGCCTCGTCCGACACCTTCGCCAAGACGGGACGCCTCAAGATGCTGGCGATCTCCACGGCCAAGCCGAGCACCATGGCGCCGGGCATTCCGACGATTGCCGAGGCGGCGAATCTGCCGGGCTTCGAGGTGGTGAATTGGATGGGCATTCTGGCGCCAGCACACACGCCCGCGCCCATCGTCGAGCGCCTGAACCGCGAGCTCAAGGTGATCCTGGACGATCCCGAATCGGAAAAGTTCTTCGAGTTGCAGAAGAACGAGCGTTACTACAGCACGCCTGAGGAATTCCGCAAACTGATCACCACCGACATCCAGCGCTATGGAAAGATCATTCAGGAAACCGGCGCGGCCAAGCAGAAGTGA
- a CDS encoding HpcH/HpaI aldolase/citrate lyase family protein, with protein sequence MRLNGIIRALESDPGIAFTSFVQAEIENAVNFGQSSNDGLVFELEHNPWDITALRNAMQFLLQREQIVKMGSLANPMTPMVRIPASGSEMNQWFAKQALDLGAYGIVWPRISNSAEAYNAVAACRYPRLPSRDHYEPAGLRGDAPMAAARYWGLSQQEYYKRADVWPLVPEGEILVALMIEDVQGVNNIETMLKEVEGIGVLLIGEGDLTQELGCPRDYENPELLRHMAHVLEVGKAFNVPVGHPHMTKQNAQSIIDQGFRFLMSYPRRDFSALDAGRNVLKSKGQ encoded by the coding sequence ATGCGCCTCAATGGCATTATTCGCGCGCTGGAGTCGGATCCGGGCATCGCATTCACATCGTTCGTGCAGGCAGAGATCGAAAACGCGGTCAATTTCGGGCAGTCGAGCAACGACGGGCTGGTGTTCGAACTCGAGCACAACCCATGGGACATCACGGCGCTGCGCAACGCCATGCAATTTCTGCTGCAGCGCGAGCAGATCGTGAAGATGGGCTCGCTCGCCAATCCGATGACGCCGATGGTGCGCATCCCGGCGAGCGGCAGCGAGATGAACCAGTGGTTCGCCAAGCAGGCGCTGGACCTGGGCGCCTACGGCATCGTCTGGCCGCGCATCAGCAACAGCGCCGAGGCCTACAACGCCGTGGCGGCCTGTCGCTATCCGCGCCTGCCAAGCCGCGATCACTACGAGCCCGCCGGTCTGCGAGGCGACGCGCCGATGGCCGCCGCGCGCTACTGGGGCTTGTCGCAGCAGGAGTACTACAAGCGCGCCGACGTGTGGCCGCTGGTGCCCGAGGGCGAGATTCTGGTCGCGCTGATGATTGAGGATGTGCAGGGCGTCAACAACATCGAGACGATGCTCAAGGAGGTCGAGGGCATCGGTGTGCTGCTGATCGGCGAGGGCGATCTCACGCAGGAGCTGGGCTGCCCGCGCGACTACGAGAACCCCGAGCTGCTGCGCCACATGGCGCATGTGCTTGAAGTGGGCAAGGCGTTCAACGTGCCGGTGGGCCATCCGCACATGACCAAGCAGAACGCGCAGAGCATCATCGATCAGGGCTTCCGCTTTCTGATGAGCTACCCGCGCCGCGATTTTTCGGCGCTGGATGCCGGCCGCAACGTGCTCAAAAGCAAGGGGCAGTGA
- a CDS encoding ABC transporter substrate-binding protein, giving the protein MTERLKTVLGKHAQLAGVRQLADILPGVALDFVDVKRMPDAYRDMARTQPYDICEMAPTMYLMALARGAQITALPIPMTRRFRHSGIKKRKGIVIDSPKQLEGRKVGVRNYSVTAAVWTRGVFADDYGLDANKVQWVTEEAENLEDMVLPANVQRLPEGRKIADAINAGEIDVAFDGLAGAGDAQVEMEELVADAGAVERRWFERTGVYPIHGVIVVKNEVLARHPGIGLALYEQFVRSKDAYLQSLDAVAEPSGDDKRYRKLRQYMGDPLPYGFEENRISLQALIRYAHQQGLVGKEVRAEDIFIDSRKPAMGPLAQWK; this is encoded by the coding sequence ATGACGGAGCGACTCAAGACGGTGCTCGGCAAGCACGCGCAGCTCGCGGGCGTGCGCCAGCTCGCTGATATCTTGCCGGGTGTGGCCCTCGATTTTGTGGACGTCAAGCGCATGCCCGACGCGTATCGCGACATGGCACGCACGCAGCCCTACGACATCTGCGAGATGGCGCCCACCATGTACCTCATGGCGCTTGCGCGCGGCGCGCAGATCACCGCGCTGCCGATTCCGATGACGCGGCGCTTTCGCCACTCGGGCATCAAGAAGCGCAAGGGCATCGTGATCGATAGTCCCAAGCAGCTTGAAGGCCGCAAGGTCGGCGTGCGCAACTATTCGGTGACGGCCGCTGTGTGGACGCGCGGTGTGTTTGCCGACGACTACGGGCTTGATGCCAACAAGGTGCAGTGGGTGACGGAAGAGGCGGAGAACCTCGAAGACATGGTGCTGCCCGCGAACGTCCAGCGCCTGCCCGAGGGTCGCAAGATTGCCGATGCGATCAATGCGGGCGAGATCGACGTGGCGTTCGATGGCCTGGCCGGAGCGGGCGACGCGCAGGTAGAGATGGAGGAACTTGTGGCCGATGCGGGCGCGGTCGAGCGCCGCTGGTTCGAGCGCACCGGCGTCTACCCGATCCACGGCGTGATCGTCGTGAAGAACGAGGTGCTGGCGCGCCATCCCGGCATCGGGCTGGCCCTGTATGAGCAATTCGTTCGGTCGAAGGACGCCTATCTGCAGTCGCTCGATGCGGTCGCGGAGCCGAGCGGTGATGACAAGCGCTACCGCAAGCTGCGCCAGTACATGGGCGATCCGCTGCCGTACGGCTTTGAGGAGAACCGCATCTCGCTGCAAGCGCTGATCCGCTATGCGCATCAGCAAGGGCTGGTGGGCAAGGAGGTGCGCGCGGAGGACATCTTCATCGATTCGCGCAAGCCCGCAATGGGCCCGTTGGCGCAATGGAAGTGA
- a CDS encoding VOC family protein: MPGIVSSVAYVRLGAPDLDVQEQFLQHFGLVRVLRDDKRLYMRGISDAPFIHVTELGESGVIAVGYHVNPDVPIESLEQRFGAKVEPIDEPGGGKRLVLHDPNGLHVELVQDRDTVDELPRRNALRGSDGISKDRGPSRIEKLVHTAYMTTRMSETIAWYQENFGFLPTDELYVGEPGNTLGRFLRTDCGEDPVYHHVLFIFRGEKNGLHHASFEVERVDEIFTGGDHLHELNYDHVRGIGRHALGSQIFDYWMSPFNVMHEHWSSTEKMNVHSSFNEIKIGSGMVHDSGEAPPERFVKQASPILSGAAR, from the coding sequence ATGCCAGGAATCGTATCTTCAGTGGCGTATGTGCGCCTCGGCGCGCCGGACCTCGATGTGCAGGAGCAGTTTCTGCAGCACTTCGGTCTGGTGCGGGTGCTGCGCGACGACAAGCGTTTGTATATGCGCGGCATCTCTGATGCGCCATTCATTCATGTGACCGAACTGGGCGAGAGCGGTGTGATCGCCGTGGGCTACCACGTGAACCCGGATGTGCCCATCGAATCGCTCGAACAACGCTTTGGTGCCAAGGTCGAGCCCATCGATGAGCCCGGCGGTGGCAAGCGTCTGGTGCTGCACGACCCGAACGGTCTGCACGTGGAGCTGGTGCAGGACCGCGACACGGTGGATGAGCTGCCACGTCGCAACGCCCTGCGCGGCAGCGACGGCATCAGCAAGGACCGGGGCCCGTCGCGCATCGAGAAGCTGGTGCACACGGCCTACATGACCACACGCATGAGCGAGACCATCGCCTGGTATCAAGAGAACTTCGGCTTTCTGCCGACTGACGAGCTGTACGTGGGCGAGCCCGGCAACACGCTGGGCCGTTTCCTGCGCACCGACTGCGGTGAGGATCCGGTCTACCACCATGTGCTGTTCATCTTCCGTGGTGAGAAGAACGGCCTGCACCATGCCTCGTTTGAAGTGGAGCGCGTCGACGAGATCTTCACTGGCGGCGATCACCTGCACGAACTGAACTACGACCATGTGCGCGGCATCGGCCGCCATGCGCTCGGCAGCCAGATTTTCGACTACTGGATGTCGCCGTTCAACGTGATGCACGAGCACTGGTCATCGACCGAGAAGATGAACGTGCACAGCAGCTTCAATGAAATCAAGATCGGCTCGGGCATGGTGCATGACAGCGGCGAGGCACCGCCAGAACGCTTCGTAAAGCAGGCATCCCCGATTCTTTCAGGCGCGGCGCGGTAA
- a CDS encoding amidohydrolase family protein, giving the protein MIIDCHGHFTTVPPAMHAWRKKQLEGAGVLGEPLVISDDELRAGLEGKQIQFQRERGLDLTLFSPIAGQMGHHLGTPEQSVEWSEVANNLIHRVCGLFPQNFVGVCQLPQSASAADFGIAASVKELERCVTELGFVACNLNPDPSGGFWQVPPLTDKAYYPLYEKMVELDVPAMVHVSSSCNPCHHHVGAHYLNGDTSAFMQFLLAPQLFEDFPTLRFVIPHGGGAVPYHWGRYRGLAQDMGLKKLIDGILKNVYFDTCVYHQAGIDVLAKVVPTENILFGSEMVGAVKGIDPETGHNYDDTRRYIDGTPHLSPAQREAVFKDNVLRVYPRLKSHLAAVAALA; this is encoded by the coding sequence ATGATCATCGATTGCCACGGTCACTTCACGACCGTTCCCCCTGCCATGCACGCGTGGCGCAAGAAGCAGCTGGAAGGCGCGGGCGTGCTGGGCGAGCCGCTCGTTATCTCCGACGACGAACTGCGCGCGGGGCTGGAAGGAAAGCAGATTCAATTTCAACGCGAGCGCGGGCTGGACCTCACGCTGTTTTCGCCAATCGCGGGGCAGATGGGCCACCATCTCGGCACGCCCGAGCAGAGCGTGGAATGGTCCGAAGTGGCCAACAATCTGATCCACCGTGTCTGCGGGCTTTTTCCGCAGAACTTTGTGGGCGTGTGCCAACTGCCGCAATCCGCGAGCGCTGCGGACTTCGGCATAGCGGCCAGCGTGAAGGAGCTGGAGCGCTGTGTGACGGAGCTGGGCTTTGTTGCGTGCAACCTCAACCCCGATCCCTCGGGCGGCTTCTGGCAGGTGCCCCCGCTCACCGACAAGGCCTACTACCCGCTCTACGAAAAAATGGTGGAGCTGGACGTGCCCGCCATGGTGCATGTGAGCAGTTCGTGCAACCCCTGCCACCACCATGTGGGCGCGCATTATCTGAACGGCGACACCTCGGCGTTCATGCAGTTTCTGCTGGCTCCGCAGCTGTTTGAGGATTTTCCGACGCTGCGTTTCGTGATCCCGCACGGCGGCGGCGCAGTGCCCTACCACTGGGGCCGCTACCGTGGTCTCGCGCAGGACATGGGCCTCAAGAAGCTGATTGACGGCATTCTCAAGAACGTTTATTTCGACACCTGCGTGTACCACCAGGCGGGGATCGATGTGCTCGCCAAAGTAGTGCCCACCGAGAACATTCTGTTCGGCTCGGAGATGGTCGGCGCGGTCAAGGGCATCGATCCCGAGACCGGCCACAACTACGACGACACGCGGCGCTACATCGACGGCACGCCACACCTGTCGCCCGCACAGCGCGAGGCCGTGTTCAAGGACAACGTGCTGCGCGTGTATCCGCGACTCAAGAGCCATTTGGCCGCAGTAGCCGCGCTGGCGTAA
- a CDS encoding SDR family oxidoreductase, translated as MDLGIKGRKALVCASSQGLGLACATSLTREGCEVWINGRTEAKLVEAAAQIEAQTSNRPHIVVADITQESGRAALLAACPDADILVNNNAGPEPGKIADWSDDDWREAVEGNMLAPIMLIKAYVPGMRARQFGRIINITSAMVKSPSATMGLSAAVRAGLTALSKSVQKDSVIDNVTINNMLPERFDTDRQRFMAERMSTRENITVEEARKRIANTIAAKRLGRPEEFGDACAYLCSVQAGFISGQNLQLDGGSYAALI; from the coding sequence ATGGACCTGGGAATCAAGGGCCGGAAGGCGCTCGTCTGTGCGTCTTCGCAAGGGCTGGGACTGGCCTGCGCCACGTCGCTGACGCGCGAAGGTTGCGAGGTATGGATCAACGGCCGCACCGAGGCCAAGCTGGTCGAGGCGGCCGCGCAGATCGAGGCGCAGACAAGCAACCGCCCGCACATCGTCGTGGCAGACATCACACAGGAATCCGGTCGCGCCGCGCTGCTGGCCGCCTGCCCCGATGCGGACATTCTGGTCAACAACAACGCCGGTCCCGAGCCCGGAAAAATCGCCGATTGGTCCGACGACGACTGGCGTGAAGCGGTCGAGGGCAACATGCTCGCGCCCATCATGCTGATCAAGGCCTATGTGCCTGGCATGCGCGCACGCCAATTCGGTCGCATCATCAACATCACCTCGGCGATGGTGAAGTCGCCGAGCGCGACGATGGGTTTGTCGGCGGCGGTTCGCGCGGGACTCACCGCGCTTTCGAAGTCGGTGCAGAAGGACTCGGTGATCGACAACGTCACCATCAACAACATGCTGCCCGAGCGCTTCGACACCGACCGCCAACGCTTCATGGCCGAGCGCATGTCCACGCGCGAAAACATCACGGTGGAAGAGGCTCGCAAGCGCATCGCCAACACGATTGCGGCCAAGCGCCTCGGCAGGCCCGAGGAGTTCGGCGACGCCTGTGCCTACCTGTGCAGCGTGCAGGCCGGCTTCATCTCCGGACAGAACCTGCAGCTCGATGGTGGCTCATACGCTGCGCTGATCTAA
- a CDS encoding fumarylacetoacetate hydrolase family protein, protein MKLISFEHTGRASYGAVVGDSQVVDLGSFFADSYPTLRDLIAAGIDQIGDVAQYSPSLRLADVKLLKPITNPEHIWCLAVNYLEHHKEVESAGRVQDLPKKPAMFARFNDSFVAEGEALWHPGVSEQFDYEGELAVVIGKPGHRIAAENAFDYVMGYTILNDGSVRDWQFHTRQITPGKNFYRSGSIGPWIVTADEVGDPYQLRIETRLNGEVLQSDLTDLMLHKIAAFIEYASTVAPLQPGDILATGTPSGVGFSRKPPIWMKPGDVCEITIDRIGKLTNAVISP, encoded by the coding sequence ATGAAACTCATCAGCTTTGAACATACGGGCCGTGCGAGCTATGGCGCGGTGGTGGGCGACTCGCAGGTGGTGGACCTGGGTTCGTTCTTTGCGGACAGCTATCCCACGCTGCGCGATCTGATCGCGGCGGGGATCGACCAGATCGGCGACGTTGCCCAATACTCCCCAAGCCTGCGTCTGGCCGACGTGAAGCTGCTCAAGCCCATTACCAATCCGGAGCACATCTGGTGCCTCGCGGTGAACTATCTGGAGCACCACAAGGAGGTCGAATCTGCGGGACGCGTACAGGACCTGCCCAAGAAGCCCGCGATGTTCGCGCGCTTCAACGACAGCTTCGTGGCCGAGGGCGAGGCGCTGTGGCATCCCGGGGTGAGCGAGCAGTTCGACTACGAGGGCGAGCTGGCCGTGGTGATCGGCAAGCCGGGCCACCGCATTGCTGCGGAAAACGCGTTCGACTATGTCATGGGCTACACCATCCTGAACGATGGGAGCGTGCGCGACTGGCAGTTCCACACGCGGCAGATCACTCCCGGCAAGAACTTCTACCGCAGCGGCTCCATCGGCCCGTGGATTGTGACGGCGGACGAGGTGGGTGATCCCTACCAGCTGCGCATCGAGACCCGCCTGAATGGCGAGGTGCTGCAGTCGGATCTGACGGATCTCATGTTGCACAAGATCGCCGCGTTCATCGAGTACGCATCGACCGTGGCGCCGCTTCAGCCCGGGGACATTTTGGCCACGGGAACGCCAAGCGGTGTAGGGTTTTCGCGTAAACCGCCCATCTGGATGAAGCCGGGCGACGTTTGCGAGATCACAATCGACAGGATCGGAAAACTCACCAATGCGGTGATCTCCCCCTAA